A portion of the Halogeometricum sp. S1BR25-6 genome contains these proteins:
- a CDS encoding enoyl-CoA hydratase/isomerase family protein — translation MIRTTADGAVRVVTLDRPDRRNALRPADLDELAAAVAGADPETTPVVYLRGAGGHFSAGADLDSVAALDDPEAFARRGQRVANAIADAPVTVVAGIDGAARGGGVELALACDVRVATPHATFAEPGVRFGLFGAWGGTVRLPRIVGEGEALDFALSGRVVDAAEARRMGLVSRVVDDPRSVADEIAANRPDALRAVKARLRDDADDETRERAEAEAFARLHGRYADEIREVRDGRGG, via the coding sequence ATGATTCGAACGACGGCGGACGGAGCGGTCCGGGTCGTGACCCTCGACCGACCCGACCGACGGAACGCGCTCCGGCCCGCGGACCTCGACGAACTCGCGGCCGCCGTGGCTGGCGCGGACCCCGAAACGACGCCAGTCGTTTACCTCCGCGGGGCGGGCGGACACTTCTCGGCGGGCGCGGACCTCGATAGCGTGGCGGCGCTCGACGACCCCGAGGCGTTCGCCCGCCGCGGTCAACGAGTCGCGAACGCCATCGCCGACGCACCCGTCACCGTCGTCGCCGGAATCGACGGCGCGGCCCGCGGCGGGGGCGTGGAACTCGCTCTCGCCTGCGACGTGCGCGTCGCCACCCCGCACGCGACGTTCGCGGAACCGGGCGTCCGCTTCGGCCTGTTCGGCGCGTGGGGCGGCACCGTCCGCCTCCCGCGAATCGTCGGCGAGGGCGAGGCGCTGGACTTCGCGCTCTCGGGCCGAGTCGTGGACGCGGCGGAGGCCCGCCGGATGGGACTCGTCTCCCGCGTCGTCGACGACCCGCGGTCCGTCGCGGACGAGATAGCGGCGAACCGGCCCGACGCCCTCCGCGCGGTGAAAGCGCGCCTCCGCGACGACGCGGACGACGAGACGAGAGAGCGGGCCGAAGCGGAGGCGTTCGCCCGGCTACACGGGCGGTACGCCGACGAGATTCGGGAAGTGAGAGACGGCCGAGGCGGATGA
- a CDS encoding acyltransferase yields the protein MTKVHVSLPAEAERNVQAFIDEVDERLSSTEDTCEVVTETLVDLHGDRAAYERWQAGKDLSAAERVRLQGYDPCNATLESEYYAEKDEERYTESKYLQWLWRQFDATPMADNIHFALRFREMLADHLFADCGTNCRFFKGITFTYGHNISVGDNTVIHDDVHLDDRGKLTIGDRVSISDGVHLYSHDHDVVDQTEIRNFHTVVEDDARVTYDAMVRAGIRVGTNSVVGARSVVQGDVPAHHIVAGTPAKSIRVKPGWESVADPLEDSLVNRQDERELEYDLPDDLDAFDEFGRTLTPPDAPDAPEPDSNG from the coding sequence ATGACGAAAGTCCACGTCTCTCTCCCCGCGGAGGCGGAACGGAACGTCCAGGCGTTCATCGACGAGGTGGACGAACGACTCTCCTCGACGGAGGACACGTGCGAAGTCGTCACCGAGACGCTCGTGGACCTCCACGGCGACCGGGCGGCGTACGAACGCTGGCAGGCCGGAAAGGACCTCTCGGCGGCCGAACGGGTCCGCCTGCAGGGGTACGACCCCTGCAACGCGACGCTGGAGTCGGAGTACTACGCCGAGAAGGACGAGGAGCGCTACACGGAGTCGAAGTACCTCCAGTGGCTCTGGCGGCAGTTCGACGCGACGCCGATGGCCGACAACATCCACTTCGCCCTTCGGTTCCGGGAGATGCTCGCCGACCACCTCTTCGCCGACTGCGGAACGAACTGCCGGTTTTTCAAGGGAATCACGTTCACCTACGGACACAACATCTCCGTCGGGGACAACACCGTCATCCACGACGACGTCCACCTCGACGACCGGGGGAAACTCACCATCGGGGACCGCGTCTCCATCTCCGACGGCGTCCACCTGTACAGCCACGACCACGACGTGGTCGACCAGACCGAGATACGGAACTTCCACACCGTCGTCGAAGACGACGCGCGCGTCACCTACGACGCGATGGTCCGCGCGGGCATCCGCGTCGGAACCAACAGCGTCGTCGGCGCGCGGTCGGTCGTGCAGGGCGACGTGCCCGCCCACCACATCGTCGCCGGTACGCCGGCCAAGAGCATCCGCGTCAAGCCCGGTTGGGAGTCCGTCGCCGACCCGCTCGAAGACAGTCTCGTCAACCGACAGGACGAACGGGAACTCGAGTACGACCTTCCCGACGACCTCGACGCGTTCGACGAATTCGGCCGGACGCTGACGCCGCCGGACGCCCCCGACGCGCCGGAACCCGACTCGAACGGCTGA
- a CDS encoding NAD+ synthase: MEATVLSDTAPLDLRLSPDELDATHDHIVEFVRSVVENAGAEGAVLGLSGGIDSTTVAHLAVEALGEENVHGVVMPSEVNTDRNMSDAERIARELDIEYDVIEIQPIAETFFDAFPEAADDQVAAGNVYVRTRGVLNYFVANAENKLVLGTGNRSEAMTGYFTKYGDQAVDCNPIGNLYKQQVRQLAAKMGVEEDLVMKTPSAEMWEGHSDEDEMGLDYDTLDAILAMHVDGPLSKSATVDHLGVTDAQVDRVVELVERSEHKRHMPPAPEPLDI, translated from the coding sequence ATGGAAGCCACCGTGCTGAGCGACACTGCTCCGTTGGACCTCCGCCTCTCGCCCGACGAACTGGACGCTACACACGACCACATCGTCGAGTTCGTCCGGAGCGTCGTGGAGAACGCCGGCGCCGAGGGGGCCGTCCTCGGCCTCTCCGGCGGCATCGACAGCACGACCGTCGCCCACCTCGCCGTCGAAGCCCTCGGAGAGGAGAACGTCCACGGCGTGGTGATGCCGAGCGAGGTGAACACCGACCGGAACATGAGCGACGCCGAACGCATCGCCCGGGAGTTGGACATCGAGTACGACGTGATCGAGATTCAGCCCATCGCCGAGACATTCTTCGACGCGTTCCCCGAGGCGGCCGACGACCAGGTGGCCGCCGGCAACGTCTACGTTCGGACCCGCGGCGTGTTGAACTACTTCGTCGCCAACGCCGAGAACAAACTCGTCCTCGGGACGGGCAACCGCTCGGAGGCGATGACGGGCTACTTCACGAAGTACGGCGACCAGGCGGTCGACTGCAACCCCATCGGAAACCTGTACAAACAGCAGGTGCGGCAACTCGCCGCGAAGATGGGCGTCGAGGAGGACCTCGTCATGAAGACTCCCTCCGCGGAGATGTGGGAGGGCCACAGCGACGAGGACGAGATGGGACTCGACTACGACACCCTCGACGCCATCCTCGCGATGCACGTCGACGGACCGCTCTCGAAGTCGGCTACCGTCGACCACCTCGGCGTGACCGACGCGCAGGTCGACCGAGTGGTCGAACTGGTCGAACGCAGCGAGCACAAGCGACACATGCCGCCCGCGCCGGAACCGCTCGATATCTGA
- a CDS encoding DUF7577 domain-containing protein, protein MDPWGWIAVYAVGLAALQLLVYRYLLNGDDEVGYDRVFGDRDDRPDSATSGSDHGGSARPTGLAAASGRVERPREDADSRGRYCPRCETMNEPDPTFDRCWNCANRLA, encoded by the coding sequence ATGGACCCGTGGGGATGGATCGCGGTGTACGCCGTCGGCCTCGCGGCACTCCAGCTGCTGGTGTATCGCTACCTGCTCAACGGCGACGACGAGGTGGGGTACGACCGAGTGTTCGGCGACAGGGACGACCGTCCCGACTCCGCCACCTCGGGGAGCGACCACGGGGGTTCGGCCCGTCCGACCGGCCTCGCCGCGGCGTCCGGCCGCGTCGAACGCCCTCGCGAAGACGCCGATAGCCGGGGTCGGTACTGCCCCCGGTGCGAGACGATGAACGAACCCGACCCGACGTTCGACCGCTGTTGGAACTGCGCGAACCGACTCGCCTGA